DNA sequence from the Calditerricola satsumensis genome:
CGCGCTGGTGCGGATGGAGGAGCCGTCCTTTCAACTGCACCGGGAGCCGGTCAACCTCGGGCAAACGGTGGAAGCGGTGGTGGCGCGCATGGCGCCGGCCTTTCAGGACAAGGGCATTGCGCTTACGGTGGAGGCGGCCGGCGAGCCGCTGTGGGTGGACGGCGATGCGGCGCGCTTGGAGCAAGTGTGGATCAACCTGCTGGACAACGCGCGCCGGCACACCCCGGCGGGGGGACGGGTGACGGTGCGGCTGTTTCGCGAAGCGGGCGAAGCGGTGGTCGAGGTGCGCGACACGGGGGAGGGCATTCCGCCGGAAGAGTTGCCGCGCATTTGGGAGCGGCTGTACCGCGTGGAGAAATCGCGTTCGCGGACCCACGGCGGCGCCGGCCTCGGGCTGGCCATCGTCAAGCGCATCGTCGAGCTGCACGGCGGTCGGGTGGGTGCAGAAAGCGAGTGCGGAAAAGGGGCGACGTTCATCGTGCGGCTGCCCCTCCGCCCGGCGTGAGGCGAGCGGGACACATCCAGTCCGCGCTGCCGGACGTCGGCCGGTGCGCGCGAAGAGGAGAACCGGAAAGGGGAAGGGATCCGTGTGGTACGAGTGGTTGAGCGCGATCAGTCGCGCGTTGTCGGAGCCGTTTCTGCAATTGTCCCAGGCGACCACGGTTCCTGAGCTTTCCGCGTTGGTGTTGGGCATGGTGGGGGCCTTTGCGCCGTGCCAGCTGACGGCCCATGTGGGCGCCTTGGCCTATTTTTCCGAGCGTGCAGCAGGCGAGCGGTTTTCGGCGAGCGAACTGGCGTGGTATCTCGTGGGGCGAATGGCCGTCTACACCGTTTTGGGGGTTGCGGCGTACCTGTTGGGGAAGGAATGGGGCAACCAGCTGATCCCGCTCTTTTCTTGGTCGCGCAAAGCGCTGGGACCGCTGTTGGTGCTCACCGGCTTGGTGATGCTCGGCTGGCTGCGCTGGAGGAAGGGGATCGGCGGCCGGCTGGAAGCGTGGGGCACGCGCCTGGCCCTCCTGCTTGCGCCGCGCGGACGGGCCTTTCTGCTGGGCGTCGCCTTTTCCCTCGGCTTTTGCCCGACGATGTTCCTGCTCTTTTTTGGGCTCCTCATCCCGCTCATGTTTTCCAGCGCTTCCGGCCTGCTGTTGCCGCCCCTCTTTGCCCTCGGAACGGCGGTTCCGCTGCTCGTCGTGTTCGGCCTGTTGTATGGCACGGGCGCTTCGCGCTCCCTCGTCCGCGCGTTGCGGCGGTTTGGGCACGGCCTGACGCGTGCGGTGGGGGCGGTGTTTGTGCTGATCGGTTTGTTGGACACGGTTACGTACTGGACGCTGTAAGCGCCCTGTAAACCGAACGGTTTCCGCGTAAGTCATGCGTCATGTGAGGAATGGGCACCGCAAGCCGGTCGAGGACGGGCGAAGAGCGCTTCCGCCGCTTACAGCGAAATGCGGACGGTTTTGCCGCTTGTGGGTTCGGCTTTGGGAAAGTGCAGGTCCAGAATGCCGTCGCGGTAGGCGCTGACGACGCCTTCCGCCTTGACGGGCGCCGGCAGCTGGATCTTGCGGATGAACTTGCCGAAAAAGCGCTCTTGCTGCACAACGAAGCCCTTGTTCTGCACGAAGGCGTTCTCTTTCACCACGCCTTCGAGGGTGAGCACCCGCCCGTCGGTGAGGGACGCGCGGAGGCTCGCGCGTTCCGCACCGGGAATGGCGCAGCTGACGATGACCTTGCTGTGGGTCTGGTAAATGTCGATCTGCGGACCGGTCTCCACGTCTGGGCCCTCGTCGTTCGGTGCGGAGGCGGGCAAGGCCGTCGCCAGCCGCTGAAGGCCCTGGATATGCGACCAGAAATCGTCGTCCAGCAGGTTTTGCAGGTGTTTGAGATGGCCCCAGGGGCCCTGGCTGCTGCCGAGTTGGCTCAGCTTTTGCGTGAGGGTTTGCAGGTGGTGCAGGGATGCTTGGAGGCCCTTCATGCGCATCACCCCTCCGCTATAGGCTATGCCGCAACACCCGCGGCGGTTTTGGTTTCGGCGCGGGGCCCTTCGCGGCGCCGCGCATACGATAAAGGGCGTGACACCTTTTCGCGGGGGGCATGGGACATGGCGGCGTTTGTCTTTCTCGGGGCGTTCAAAGTCAACAGCATGAGCGACAACGCTTCGGTCAACATCGGAAAACAGACGCTCATCGGCTTTGACAGCGAAAACACCCGCAAAGCGGGAGGCAGCGTGACCAACGGCGATTTTGATTCCGTCAACACGCCCGTGGTGGCACCGTCCGTTGATGACATTTCGAACGAGATTCTCAGCCCTGACCTGAGCACCAATCCCGAAATCGCATAACGATCCTGGAAATTGCGGAAGAACCAGACGAGGAAAACGAGAAAAAGGGCTGCCTCCCGCGCAGCGGGCGGCAGCCTTACTTGCGCTGGGGATGGGCGTCAAGCTCGCGAAGGGCGGAGAGTTGCCGTTCCAGCTCGGCGATGCGCCGTTCCGCGTCATCGAGGCGCTGTTCCAGATGCCGAATCATGTGAAAAATCGCGTGGATGTCCGGCGGGAGCGCCGCCGGGTATGCCCCGGGCGTGTACGGAAAGGCATAGGGAGAGGGTAAAGCATACGGACCGTTCATGGCCGTTCCCTCCGGGCGTCTTCCGGATGGGTCTTTGGCTGGGCCGGGGTGGCCGGTTCACGCTTGATGGCCGGAAGGAGCCGCACGTTCCGGGTATGCCCGATGTTCAGGGAACCCGCTTCGCGGATTTGGTGAACGGCAAGGGCGCCCACCGCGATGGTCAGCGTGCTAACGTTTTCCTCCCTCGGGTGTCGTCTCGTTTTGCGCATCCCGTTTCCCTCCGTTCGACGAGGTGGCGGCAGGGGAATCCCAGGCCGACGGGGTGTCGGTTGGCGGATGGGGAGACGGCAAGGCTTCCGCTTCCGGATTCACCAGGTCGGCAAGCGGTTTTCCGCCAACCACCAGTTGTTCATCGACGGGGAGCGTCGCGTTGTGGGCGACGCCCACGTTGAGGATGCCGTTCAGCGTGTTCACGGTGAGGGTGCCCACGGTGTTCTCCAGCTTTTCGATCACGATTTGACGGGGGGCCGCTTTGAGCGCCTCCAGCTCCGCTTTGAGCAACGCAACTTGCCGCTGCAGCAGGCGGAGACGCACCGCCGTATTGAACTGGGCTTCTAGCCGTTCGCAGCGGCGGATGAGGGCGTCGATGCGGTGGTGGAGGGCGAAAAGCGGGTGCCAGATCGGATGCACGCCCATGCACCCCCCTGGATACTATGGGGTGTTCCCACATGTCCGGGATTTGTGAAGGGTACGGTCGTCGCATTGTATGCGTCGGCGGCTGGGCGGGTGCCTATTCAAGGGGTGGATGCTCGGGTGGGGGGGTTGGTAGAATGGAGAAAAAGAGTTGACGGCTTGCAACGATGCCGCTTACGATCGCCGCATGCGCATGGGAGAGGGGACAATGGCGCTTGTGCTGCTTCTGATCCTGGGTGTGGTCGCGGGCGTGCTGGGCAGCCTGCTCGGCCTTGGCGGCGGCGTCGTTCTCGTTCCGGCGCTGCTGTCGCTTTCGGGGCTGTGGGGCGAGGTGTTCACACCGCAGGAGGCGGTCGGCACGTCGCTGGCGGTGGTGGCCGCCACGGGTCTTTCGTCCACCTTGGCCTATCTGCGGCACGGGAAGGTGGACGTGTCCAGTGCGCTCTTCTTTTTTCTGGCCAGCGGACCGGGCGCGGCGGTGGGGGTGTGGGCCAACCGTTTCCTCGACGGCCAACGCTTTTTTCTCCTTTTTGGCTTGCTTCTGGTGAGCCTCTTTTTCCTGCTGGCCGTGCGCGACCGGATCCGGCCGCGACCGGGACGCTGGACGGTGGTGCGCACGCTGAAGACGCCGGAGGGCGAGGTGACCTACGGCTACCGGCGTCGGGTGGCCCTGCCGGTCGCCTTTGCCGTGG
Encoded proteins:
- a CDS encoding urease accessory protein UreH domain-containing protein; the encoded protein is MWYEWLSAISRALSEPFLQLSQATTVPELSALVLGMVGAFAPCQLTAHVGALAYFSERAAGERFSASELAWYLVGRMAVYTVLGVAAYLLGKEWGNQLIPLFSWSRKALGPLLVLTGLVMLGWLRWRKGIGGRLEAWGTRLALLLAPRGRAFLLGVAFSLGFCPTMFLLFFGLLIPLMFSSASGLLLPPLFALGTAVPLLVVFGLLYGTGASRSLVRALRRFGHGLTRAVGAVFVLIGLLDTVTYWTL
- a CDS encoding Hsp20/alpha crystallin family protein, yielding MKGLQASLHHLQTLTQKLSQLGSSQGPWGHLKHLQNLLDDDFWSHIQGLQRLATALPASAPNDEGPDVETGPQIDIYQTHSKVIVSCAIPGAERASLRASLTDGRVLTLEGVVKENAFVQNKGFVVQQERFFGKFIRKIQLPAPVKAEGVVSAYRDGILDLHFPKAEPTSGKTVRISL
- the gerPC gene encoding spore germination protein GerPC → MHPIWHPLFALHHRIDALIRRCERLEAQFNTAVRLRLLQRQVALLKAELEALKAAPRQIVIEKLENTVGTLTVNTLNGILNVGVAHNATLPVDEQLVVGGKPLADLVNPEAEALPSPHPPTDTPSAWDSPAATSSNGGKRDAQNETTPEGGKR
- a CDS encoding sulfite exporter TauE/SafE family protein; translated protein: MALVLLLILGVVAGVLGSLLGLGGGVVLVPALLSLSGLWGEVFTPQEAVGTSLAVVAATGLSSTLAYLRHGKVDVSSALFFFLASGPGAAVGVWANRFLDGQRFFLLFGLLLVSLFFLLAVRDRIRPRPGRWTVVRTLKTPEGEVTYGYRRRVALPVAFAVGFLSGLFGIGGGALMVPVMILAFAFPPHVATATSLLVILLSSAIGTAVHTAYGHVHWHDVLILAPGAWFGAKAGARLALRLSDASLVFVFRLALLALAGRMFWEGLA